Below is a genomic region from Hylemonella gracilis.
CGAAGTCCACGCCCTCGGCCAAGCGCAGGTGGATGTAGTCCACCAGCAGGATGGAATTGCGCACGATGATGCCGGCCAGCGCGATCATGCCGATCATGCTGGTGGCGGTGAACTGCGCGCCCAGCAGTGCATGGCCTGGCATGACGCCGATGACCGTGAGCGGGATGGGCGCCATGATGATCAGCGGCGTGAGGTAGGAGCCAAACTGCGCCACGACCAGCAAGTAGATCAGGATCAGGCCCACGGCATACGCCAGACCCATGTCGCGGAAGGTCTCGTAGGTGATCTGCCATTCGCCGTCCCATTTGATCGCATAGCCGCGCAGCGTGTCATCCGGCTGGGCCACGAAATGCTCGTTCAGCACGCCACCGCCCGGTGGACTGATGCGCAGGATGTCCGCGCGCGCGGCGAACATGCCGTAGATCGGACTGTCCAGCTTGCCCGCCATGTCGGCGACGACGTAGTTCACCGGTAGCAGATCCTTGTGGTAGATCGGCTGCTCACGCCGTGCGTCCACCACGCGGGTCAACTCGCGGATCGGCACCAGGTGCGCCCCGGTCGCCGCTCCCGCACCGCGCACCGGCAACTGCAACAAGGCGTCCAGGTCACCATGGCGTTCGGCGGGCAATTGCAGCACCACCGGCGTCGGGTACTTGCTGCCGTCATGCAGCCAGGTGACCGCTTCACCCGCCAGACCGGCACGCAGCGCGGCGACGATGTCGGTCTGCGCGACACCGGCGAGGGCCGCCTTGGCACGGTCCACCAGCAGCAACTGGCGCGGCGCCGACGCGATGGCGCTCTCGTCCACGTCCACCACGCCCGGCGTGGCTTTCAGAATCTCACGCACTTGGCGAGCCACCGCCTGGCGCCCCTCGGCCTCGGGCCCGTAGATTTCCGCCACGATGGGCGCCAGCACCGGGGGACCGGGCGGCACTTCGACCACCTTGACGTTGGCGCCATGGCGCGCACCGATTTCTTGCAGGGCTGGCCGCAGACGCATGGCGATGGCGTGGCTCTGGGCATGGCGATGGGTCTTGTCGACGAGGTTGACCTGCAAGTCCCCCACCTCACCGCCGGTGCGCAGGTCGTATTGACGCACCAGGCCATTGAAGTTGATGGGCGAGGCCGTGCCTGCGTAGGCCTGGTAGTCGCTGACCTCGGGCACCGTGGCCAGATGGGCACCCAGCTCACGCAAGGTGGCAGCGGTGTGTTCCAGCGGCGTTCCCGCCGGCATGTCCACCACGATCTGAATCTCAGACTTGTTGTCGAAGGGCAGCATCTTGAGCTGCACCCAGCCGAGCACGGGCAGCAAGACCGAAAGCAGAATCAAGGCCAGGATGCCCAGCGCCATCTGCCGCCGCTTGGCCGCACCGCGCCGCGCATCCAGCAGCGGTGCGAACAGCTTGCGGAAGAAGGGGTCCAGGCGCGCGCCCAGGCCATGAGGGGTGGCGTGTCCCGCGGGCCCGTGACTGGACGCCGGTTTCATCCACAGGCGCGCCAGCCACGGCGTGACGACGAAGGCGATGGCCAGCGAGAGCAGCATGCCCATGCTGGCATTGATGGGGATGGGGCTCATGTAGGGCCCCATCAGACCGCTCACGAAGGCCATGGGCAGCAAGGCCGCGATGACGGTCAGCGTCGCCAGGATGGTCGGACCGCCGACTTCATCGACCGCGCCGGGAATCAGTTCGACCAAGGTCTTGTGAGGGTGCAGGGCTTGGTGGCGATGGATGTTCTCCACCACGACGATCGCATCGTCCACCAGGATGCCGATGGAAAAAATCAGCGCGAACAGCGATACCCGGTTGAGCGTGAAGCCCCAGGCCCACGACGCGAACAGCGTCACGGTCAAGGTCAGCAGCACGGCCGAACCCACGATGGCGGCTTCGCGCCGCCCCAGGGCGAAGAACACCAGCGCCACCACCGAGGCCGTGGCAAACAGCAGCTTCTGGATCAGCTTCACGGCCTTGTCATTGGCCGTCGCGCCATAGTTGCGGGTCACGGCCACCTGAACGTCCGAGGGAATCACGGTGTTCTTGAGCGACTCGACGCGTGCGATGGCGGCACTGGCCACATCGATGGCGTTCTCACCGGGCTTCTTGGTCAGCGTCACGGTGACGGCCGGGTATTCACCTCCCGAGGGGCCCTCCTGCTCGGTCGGGATGCCGTGCCAGACATAGGACTGCGGGGGCGGCGGACCATCGCTGACGGCAGCAATGTCGCGCAGGTAGACCGGGCGCCTGTCCGTGGCGGTGCCGCGGGCAGCGACCACCAAGGCACCCACGTCCTCGGCGCGCCCCAGCCAGGGGCCGGCTTCGAGCGCGACGGACCGATTGGCGGTGATCAATTCACCCACCGCCGCGCCCGCGTTGGCGGAAAGAAGCACGCCACGCACGTCCGCCACGCTCACGCCCGCGGTAGCCATGCGCGCCGGATCAAGCTGCACCCGCACCGCACGGCCCGGCCCTCCGAGGGTACGAACGTCCTTGGTGCCCGGCACGCGCTTGAGTTCGACCTCCATGGCGTGGGCCACGCGCTCCAGATCGAAGGCGCTGACTTCCGGCCGCCGGTCGAACAGGGTCAGGCTGATGATGGGCACGTCGTCGATGCCCTTGGGTCGGACGATGGGCGTCAGCGCCCCCAGATTGGCGGGCAGCCAGTCGGCGTGGTCACGCAGCGTGTCGTGCAGGCGCACCAGTGCCTCCTCCTGCGCAACCCCCACCTTGAACTGCACCGTCAAGACCGCCGCGCCCGGGCGCGACACCGACATCACATGCTCCACACCCGCCATGCGGGACAGCACCTGCTCACCCGGCGTCGCGATGACCTGCTCCACATCCCGCACGGAAGCGCCCGGGAATGGCACGATCACATTGGCCATGGTCACGTCGATCTGCGGCTCCTCCTCGCGCGGCGTGACACCGATGGCAAAGACACCGAGCAGCAGGGCCAGCAAGGCCAGCAAGGGTGTGATCTGAGCCGACTGGAACAAAGCGGCGACGCGGCCCGAGACGCCGAGACGAGGGGCGCCGGTGCGGGAGTCAGAAGAAGGATGCGACATGGCGGCCTCTTTCTCATCAAGGCAGGCGCGTGGCCCGCTGCGCGTCGATCACGACCCGATCGCCCTCGCCCACACCGCTGAGGATTTCAACGCGATCGCCGTCCACCGGTCCCGTGCGCACCTGGCGCAGGCGCGGCTGAGACGCGACATCCAAGACATAGACACCGGTCATCTCGCCGCGACGCACCAGGGCGGTGGCGGGCACGAAAATCCGGCCCGCTCCGGCGCCCACTTCGCTCTGCGGTACGGAGAGCCAGACGCGCACATACGTGCCCGGTGCGACATGCGCCAAATCGCGAACCTCCTTGGGCAGGTCGAAACGCAGACGGGTGGTTTGCGTGAGCGGATCGACCGTGGGCAACAGCTGCGCATCACGGGTCACTCGCACCGGGTACCCCTCCAACTCGTATCGCACCAGCGGCATCGTGCCCGCCGCCAGACCCGCGAACAGCGTCTGCGGCACAGCGGCGGTGACGCGCAGGGCGGTCGGGTCGTACACCGTCAGCAAGGGACGGCCTGGCATGGCCATGTCACCCAGCGACACGGGCACTTCGCGCACCACGCCGGCATAGGGCGCGGTCAGCAGATAGAAATCGGTCTGCACCTGGCTGGCACGGGCCTGGGCCTGGGCCCGATCCAGCGCGCCCTGACTGATGTACTGCTGATCGAACAAGCTGCGCTGACGTTCGTACTCGCGCGTCGCCACATCGCGCTCGACCTGGGCCGCTTGTGCGTCGATGCGCAGCAGCACCTGACCCGCCCGCACCCGGTCGCCCGCCTTCACGCGCAGATCGACGATCGCGCCTTGCACCTGGGCAGACAGGGTGGTCTCGCGGACGGCCTCGACCATGGCCTCCAAGTCGACCCAGCGCGGCTGGTTCGCGGCGCGGACGATGACAAAAGCGGGCACGGCCGCGCCATCCGCGCCCGCGGCACGCGGCGCCTGCGCACGATTCGGCATGGCCGTGGTCAGCGCGAAGAGTGCAACGGTGCCAAGCAGGGCGACACGGCGGAACAGGATGGAAGTGGGTCGCATGATCGGATTCCATGACCAAACATCAATGGCCCGCATTATTCCATCATTTGCGCAATTGCGCAAATGATTAAAAAGCGTATCATCTGGTCCATGTCGTTCACAGGCCGTCCCAACTTACCGAAAACCGAGCCCGGCATGGAATCCATGCCGCTGGCAGCACTTCAGGAGATCGCGGCCTACTTTCAGGCCTTGTCCGAACCCACGCGATTGATGATCCTGAATCAGCTGCGCGTGGGCGAAGCCAACGTCAGCGAACTGGCACAGGTTTGCAGTTGCAGCGTGGCCAATGTCTCTCGGCATCTGAGCCTGCTGTCCAAGCACGGCCTGGTGGAGCGCGACAGTCGGGGTGCCAACGCCTACTACCGGATCGCCGATCCCTCGGTCAACGCCTTGTGTGACTTGGTTTGCGGCAACATCGCACGCCATCTGGAACGGGGCGAGACACGGCGCAATGCCTTCATGCGTCCCGGCGGTTGACACCGACGGACGCGCAAGAGAAAAGAAAAGGCCCGGTCAGACCGGGCCATGGTGGTAGGGCAAGCAGTGTCGCCGTCGCTCAGACGACAGCGTTCGACGGGGCCAGCAGTCGGGCGCGCGCCGCCTGGTACTCGCGCGTCAACTGTCCAATGTAGTTCGCCGCGCCTTGCACACGGCCGATCGCCCCGATGCC
It encodes:
- a CDS encoding efflux RND transporter periplasmic adaptor subunit, encoding MRPTSILFRRVALLGTVALFALTTAMPNRAQAPRAAGADGAAVPAFVIVRAANQPRWVDLEAMVEAVRETTLSAQVQGAIVDLRVKAGDRVRAGQVLLRIDAQAAQVERDVATREYERQRSLFDQQYISQGALDRAQAQARASQVQTDFYLLTAPYAGVVREVPVSLGDMAMPGRPLLTVYDPTALRVTAAVPQTLFAGLAAGTMPLVRYELEGYPVRVTRDAQLLPTVDPLTQTTRLRFDLPKEVRDLAHVAPGTYVRVWLSVPQSEVGAGAGRIFVPATALVRRGEMTGVYVLDVASQPRLRQVRTGPVDGDRVEILSGVGEGDRVVIDAQRATRLP
- a CDS encoding efflux RND transporter permease subunit, producing the protein MSHPSSDSRTGAPRLGVSGRVAALFQSAQITPLLALLALLLGVFAIGVTPREEEPQIDVTMANVIVPFPGASVRDVEQVIATPGEQVLSRMAGVEHVMSVSRPGAAVLTVQFKVGVAQEEALVRLHDTLRDHADWLPANLGALTPIVRPKGIDDVPIISLTLFDRRPEVSAFDLERVAHAMEVELKRVPGTKDVRTLGGPGRAVRVQLDPARMATAGVSVADVRGVLLSANAGAAVGELITANRSVALEAGPWLGRAEDVGALVVAARGTATDRRPVYLRDIAAVSDGPPPPQSYVWHGIPTEQEGPSGGEYPAVTVTLTKKPGENAIDVASAAIARVESLKNTVIPSDVQVAVTRNYGATANDKAVKLIQKLLFATASVVALVFFALGRREAAIVGSAVLLTLTVTLFASWAWGFTLNRVSLFALIFSIGILVDDAIVVVENIHRHQALHPHKTLVELIPGAVDEVGGPTILATLTVIAALLPMAFVSGLMGPYMSPIPINASMGMLLSLAIAFVVTPWLARLWMKPASSHGPAGHATPHGLGARLDPFFRKLFAPLLDARRGAAKRRQMALGILALILLSVLLPVLGWVQLKMLPFDNKSEIQIVVDMPAGTPLEHTAATLRELGAHLATVPEVSDYQAYAGTASPINFNGLVRQYDLRTGGEVGDLQVNLVDKTHRHAQSHAIAMRLRPALQEIGARHGANVKVVEVPPGPPVLAPIVAEIYGPEAEGRQAVARQVREILKATPGVVDVDESAIASAPRQLLLVDRAKAALAGVAQTDIVAALRAGLAGEAVTWLHDGSKYPTPVVLQLPAERHGDLDALLQLPVRGAGAATGAHLVPIRELTRVVDARREQPIYHKDLLPVNYVVADMAGKLDSPIYGMFAARADILRISPPGGGVLNEHFVAQPDDTLRGYAIKWDGEWQITYETFRDMGLAYAVGLILIYLLVVAQFGSYLTPLIIMAPIPLTVIGVMPGHALLGAQFTATSMIGMIALAGIIVRNSILLVDYIHLRLAEGVDFAEAVVQSAATRAQPILLTGMAAMAGAFFILDDPIFNGLAIALIFGILVSTVLTLVVIPTLYYAAYRKTHEPSGSTAADVAAP
- a CDS encoding ArsR/SmtB family transcription factor yields the protein MESMPLAALQEIAAYFQALSEPTRLMILNQLRVGEANVSELAQVCSCSVANVSRHLSLLSKHGLVERDSRGANAYYRIADPSVNALCDLVCGNIARHLERGETRRNAFMRPGG